The nucleotide sequence GGTTTCAGTTTCTCTTCCCAGAATTTCAGATTCGCAGCCTTGTCTTCCCAAACGAGCGGTTGCTGGCAGATGGTAACTCGAAGATCACTCATAGTTTCATGAGTTTTTCGGCCGCTTTCTCTAGCGTTTCATCCTCTTTCGCGAAGCAGAAACGCAGGAATTTATCTGTGTTTTTCTCATGATAGAAAACAGAAACAGGAATGGACGCCACGCCAACTTCTTTGGTCAAACGAATGGCGTAATCGGTGTCTTTCTCTTCGGATATCTTGGAATAATCGAGCAACTGAAAATAAGTGCCTTCGCTCGGTCTAATTTTAAAATTGGAGCCTTGCAACAAACGCTTGAACGTATCGCGTTTCTCTTGGTAAAAAGCACCTAGCTCCAAGTAATGTTCGCGGTCATCAAGAAACTCAGCCAAGGCGTGTTGCGCTGGTGTGTTCACCGAAAAGACATTGAACTGATGCACTTTCCGGAATTCCTTCATCAATTCTGCTGGCGCCATCACATGACCGATTTTCCAACCTGTGTTGTGGTAGGTTTTCCCGAAAGATGAAACGATAATAGAACGCTCGGCCAACTTCGGGTAGCGCGCCACGCTCTGATGTTCCATCCCATCGAAAATGATGTGCTCGTACACTTCATCGCTCAGAATGATGATGTCGGTGTTGTCGGTCAGCTTTTGCAGCTTCATCATATCGGCAGCGGTCATTACGCGGCCAGATGGATTGTGAGGCGTGTTGATGATGATCATTCGCGTACGCTGATTGATCAAGCGCTTCACCTTTTCCCAGTCAATCAATTCGCCCGAAAGGTTCATTTGAACGTATGCAGGCTTTCCACCATGGATTTCGATGGCCGGAACGTAACAATCGTATGCTGGCTCAAAAATGATGACCTCGTCACCTTCATTCACAAAAGCAGAAATGGCCGTGAAAATGGCCTGCGTGGCGCCTGCTGTCACGGTAATTTCTGTTTCGGGATCGTAGTTGGCAGAATAAAGTTGTTCCACTTTCTCTGCAAGCTTATTGCGCAGCGCTGGAACACCTTGCATGGGCGAATACTGATTCCAACCCTTTCGCATGTAAGCATGCGTGAGCTCAACCAAGCGGTCTGGAATGCTGAAATCGGGAAATCCTTGCGAGAGGTTGACCGCTCCGTGTTCGCGTGCCAAACCGCTCATTACGGTAAAAATGGTGGTGCCTTGCTTGGGCAATTTGGAACGAAGAACGCCTGGGAATTTCATTGGGACGAAGATAGTTGTCTGAATGATCTGTGTTTAAAGATTGCGCCCGCGTTAGGGATTACGGGCAAACCCGTGAGGTGCTACGCAGTTGAAGCGGCATCCTTTTTTTGTTTGCACAAAAAAAGATACAGCGGAAAAGCCCGACCCCGATCTTTCATCGGGGGAACGCCCAAAACCAGCCAATAAATTAAGCGAATCGCGTAGTAGTAAGTGAAAGCAACATACCTTTGTGGCACTTTAACCACATGAGAATTATTATCGCTGGAGCTGGTGATGTTGGGTTTCATCTTGCCAAACTGCTCACTCAAGAAAATCAGGACATTACGCTGATTGATACCGATGCGGAGAAGCTGAAATATGCTTCCGAACATTTGGATATTGCTACGATCAAAGGCAATTCCATTTCCTACTCGATTTTGGAAGAGGCGAATGTTTTCAAAGCTGATCTGGTGATTGCTGCCACCAACTCGGAAGAGACGAATATCAGCACTTGCATTATTGCCAAACATTTGGGTGCCAAACGAACGATTGCGCGCGTTAGGAACACCGAATTTTTGCTGAAACGCGAGAAGTTAGACCTTGAGAAATTAGGGATCGATGAGATCATCAGCACCGAAACCTTGGCTGCCCGAGAGATAAAACGGCTACTGAAAGAAGTGGCTTTTACAGATTCGTTCGAGTTTGATCGTGGCTTGCTGAATTTGGCCGGAATTTCCATTGAAGAGGAAAGTCCGTTGGCAGGAAAAACGGTTTCTGAAGCGGCATATCTGAATCCTG is from Flavobacteriales bacterium and encodes:
- a CDS encoding methionine aminotransferase — translated: MKFPGVLRSKLPKQGTTIFTVMSGLAREHGAVNLSQGFPDFSIPDRLVELTHAYMRKGWNQYSPMQGVPALRNKLAEKVEQLYSANYDPETEITVTAGATQAIFTAISAFVNEGDEVIIFEPAYDCYVPAIEIHGGKPAYVQMNLSGELIDWEKVKRLINQRTRMIIINTPHNPSGRVMTAADMMKLQKLTDNTDIIILSDEVYEHIIFDGMEHQSVARYPKLAERSIIVSSFGKTYHNTGWKIGHVMAPAELMKEFRKVHQFNVFSVNTPAQHALAEFLDDREHYLELGAFYQEKRDTFKRLLQGSNFKIRPSEGTYFQLLDYSKISEEKDTDYAIRLTKEVGVASIPVSVFYHEKNTDKFLRFCFAKEDETLEKAAEKLMKL